The Fulvia fulva chromosome 13, complete sequence genome window below encodes:
- a CDS encoding putative extracellular serine carboxypeptidase, producing the protein MRQSDVGRHSGHEDIHSNIFAKRSDFDQYSATTKVEGIVAVLKPKSKVVLMAGLAVVIAAYTLELATAEGYNTYALSEFGQLPMASLLDAADSVLTAILKLPTAKLEHRYWGMSSPFASRTTSNLKYLTIEQALEDITYFAKNIELPFLTDVRFRTKTLQPHVTPWLLVVGGYAGVLAVWTSQKAPTLFWAYLASSPAMIASEAFSQFNEAAIEYGPKNCSRDVMLVIEHIDAILEHGWIHHFKGIPNCDLRLIGNRSEIHDLKSVFGLERLQDDDFAFVLHIGHLQWAEASISREFAYFGFCDYIEGVFGPEGRHIPDAFGEGLQRAINGYALYIQVLRSHCAGANYTEYQVLGNDVLCWDTYEFLNPKFTDISINDGAIRRQWKWLTCNEPYATWPAPPPPGQPSLMSRFVTPGRYARECRLTFPAGEGESFGLKDGTAFKYFNDKYDERSISPNSKRVIYSNGRMDPYFPLSVSSPTRPGGPSNGPPASDVHVLVHPEGAKDDLFMSSGRGHLEMGAVQDTELELLTQ; encoded by the exons ATGCGACAAAGCGATGTGGGACGCCATTCTGGCCATGAGGATATACACTCGAACATCTTTGCAAAGCGGAGCGATTTCGATCAATATAGTGCAACAACGAAAGTAGAAGGCATTGTTGCAGTGTTGAAGCCGAAGAGCAAGGTGGTTTTGATGGCTGG TCTGGCAGTCGTGATTGCCGCATA TACACTAGAGCTTGCTACGGCCGAAGGCTACAACACATACGCTCTTTCGGAATTTGGTCAGCTCCCGATGGCAAGCCTTCTGGACGCCGCAGACTCTGTCCTCACCGCTATTCTGAAGCTGCCAACGGCCAAGTTAGAGCATCGATACTGGGGGATGTCGAGTCCATTCGCAAGTAGAACGACCTCCAACCTGAAGTACCTGACTATCGAGCAAGCTCTAGAGGACATCACTTACTTCGCAAAGAACATTGAGCTTCCCTTTCTGACCGACGTTCGCTTCCGAACCAAGACTCTACAACCTCATGTAACGCCCTGGCTACTCGTGGTAGGAGGTTATGCCGGTGTGCTTGCTGTCTGGACTTCTCAAAAAGCACCAACCCTTTTCTGG GCTTACCTGGCGTCCTCGCCAGCCATGATCGCCAGCGAGGCTTTTTCGCAATTCAACGAGGCGGCGATCGAGTATGGCCCCAAAAATTGCAGCCGAGACGTTATGCTTGTGATAGAGCACATCGATGCCATTCTTGAGCACGGTTGGATCCACCACTTCAAAGGGATTCCGAACTGCGACTTACGATTGATAGGCAATCGAAGTGAGATACATGACCTGAAATCCGTATTTGGTCTGGAGCGTCTACAAGACGACGACTTCGCGTTTGTTCTACACATTGGCCATTTGCAATGGGCTGAAGCCTCCATCAGCCGTGAATTTGCGTACTTTGGATTTTGCGACTACATCGAGGGCGTTTTCGGTCCCGAAGGACGGCATATTCCCGACGCGTTCGGTGAAGGCCTTCAACGTGCGATCAATGGATACGCTTTGTACATTCAGGTTCTGAGAAGCCACTGTGCAGGAGCCAACTATACAGAATATCAGGTCCTTGGAAATGACGTGCTCTGCTGGGACACCTACGAATTTCTGAATCCAAAGTTCACAGACATCAGCATCAATGATGGTGCTATCAGGCGCCAGTGGAAATGGCTGACATGCAATGAGCCATATGCGACTTGGCCAGCGCCACCTCCCCCAGGCCAACCCTCGCTCATGAGCCGATTCGTGACCCCAGGACGATATGCACGAGAGTGCCGCCTGACTTTTCCGGCGGGAGAAGGCGAGAGTTTTGGACTGAAGGATGGTACGGCATTCAAGTACTTCAACGACAAGTACGACGAACGGAGCATCTCGCCCAACAGTAAGCGGGTCATTTACTCCAACGGCAGAATGGATCCGTACTTTCCCTTGTCTGTGTCTTCACCCACCAGGCCTGGAGGCCCGAGCAACGGCCCCCCTGCTTCCGACGTGCACGTCCTTGTGCATCCTGAGGGAGCCAAGGACGATCTATTCATGTCGAGCGGTAGGGGCCATCTAGAGATGGGGGCGGTGCAAGACACAGAGCTTGAGCTGTTAACACAGTGA
- a CDS encoding Methyltransferase ustM, which produces MALLNSAPDQTKQLGARHEGEVARLLENFLMEERHRERIFRPRFQLRLDTASAWAIATERSVLDIGCGHGESCITLALRLGARARIVGIDTAVPEYGSPHTVAEARNFILDTEFGQQITFLRTDTETLLESSSETPQQFDAATLCLSLWYFPTPASVASLFRALAGAGVPKVYVAEYDLAASKPAQMPHVLAARAQARLHATKAVCRVADPREPNVRAALQVDEIRRAATDAGFVVAREGRLSPAEDMLEGHLEAQYVLSPVFEAALRNATRAQQEDILAHVTKLRHAMDVLHKEGIMHAHAMDVWWAEMCVCVEPIT; this is translated from the coding sequence ATGGCATTGCTCAACTCGGCGCCCGATCAAACGAAGCAGCTCGGCGCCAGACACGAAGGTGAAGTCGCCAGGCTGCTGGAAAACTTCCTGATGGAGGAACGGCATCGAGAGCGCATATTCAGGCCGCGATTCCAGCTCCGTCTCGACACTGCAAGTGCCTGGGCCATCGCAACAGAACGCTCCGTCCTCGACATTGGCTGCGGGCATGGCGAATCGTGCATAACGCTGGCGCTCCGGCTGGGCGCACGAGCACGCATCGTCGGCATCGACACAGCAGTGCCCGAGTACGGCAGTCCGCATACGGTGGCAGAAGCGCGCAACTTCATCCTCGACACCGAGTTTGGCCAGCAAATAACATTCTTGCGCACAGACACAGAGACGTTGTTGGAGAGCAGCAGCGAAACGCCGCAGCAATTCGACGCTGCGACGCTGTGTCTCAGCCTGTGGTACTTTCCCACTCCGGCCAGTGTAGCATCATTGTTTCGAGCGCTCGCCGGCGCTGGCGTCCCAAAAGTCTACGTGGCCGAGTATGACTTGGCCGCTTCGAAGCCTGCGCAAATGCCGCACGTCTTGGCAGCGAGAGCGCAAGCCCGGCTGCACGCAACCAAAGCCGTTTGTCGTGTGGCTGACCCGCGAGAGCCAAACGTACGAGCAGCTCTCCAAGTTGACGAGATCCGAAGAGCTGCAACCGACGCAGGCTTTGTGGTGGCCAGAGAAGGCCGCCTCAGTCCAGCAGAGGACATGCTGGAGGGCCATCTCGAAGCGCAATACGTTTTGTCGCCCGTGTTCGAAGCGGCCCTACGGAACGCGACTCGGGCTCAGCAAGAGGACATCTTGGCGCATGTGACCAAGCTGCGACATGCAATGGACGTCCTCCACAAGGAAGGGATAATGCATGCTCACGCAATGGATGTCTGGTGGGCGGAGATGTGTGTGTGTGTCGAACCAATAACATGA
- a CDS encoding ABC multidrug transporter B, with translation MNNTKPCLGNADEHFGPGIATSCRGFDFTILFEDIFCVLLPSAIFVVAAGLRIATLLLHRPYGRQRGLVGQNEHRRRWPGVLFVALLAAYVALEGAAVGGALQKRERVGHAHVHVAASAVAFAAAVAVVLLWVVEKCICGCAKPSMLLGLYLCVRLLLRSVTVRTAWLVAASSADTSTATGTATAALAVHILLVAEEECAPLLLLRRPRGPRQDACSARSIRSTSSTRTSTARESRAGFLGRSLLTWLLPLLRTGFAPSRTLSVDDLSAASTAPSSFTTLDALQRSNSNSNRNRNRNRNNQRHAGLLKHALTCTARPALLARGPALTIALVQYFSRPHKPLDRGRALIAACFLLYSASAVANAWYRTLACRWTAAARALHTDLIMQKLARLPVDRVAEAQALTMMSSDVQRIATATSYAHELWAAPLEVALATYLLWRQLGLSSLATLAIALVCAGLSTTLGRRLVPTQRTWLEAAERRVAATRKFLASRKAVKMMGMDATVAATITDLRQQEFTASKPFRILTVSTVVVSFSTLSLAPIVTFGAYIVIHGAAFDAPKLFSSLVLISLLASPLVRLFQLVPLFAAALGCIARLEDFLCRDESHVHCAAAVHPPHSQPQLGTNQTNAEKSSRYTPSRPRDIVLVEDVHLRWDSHVLFAGINLRVPKGHNVAITGPVGAGKTTLLHLILGEIPPTMGSVIVDRSVPIGYCAQTPWLENQSAYDNVFQHSTLNDAWRTTIIDACAIRPLIDPKTSSAAGEPVGDRGARLSGGEKQRLALARAVAMRPSLLLLDDPLSAVDRRTLLHITNRLFGPRGVLRQLQTTVVQVANNDYAASFADEVFKLDGNGCLQTDYQYTKPECNIDDEQQWSADCQSTTVGQAEKATRYVATTASSGPGNTRVSDTQVYRLYLTSIGVWFFALFVICGMFFAVTMKFPNIWATWWVDSLTKQSASRSISLWMALYALLGCLPPIVLAVWLSLLMLKLVPMSGLEFHAQLLRTVLAATFRCASRCDFGDVMNRFNQDIGLIDSRLPLNLLNTISALFLCITQLFIVVTAAIYALGALPILLAVLSVLQMVYLRTSKQVRQLDIQSKAALHASIAELHEGLITIRAHKLQRAKHASFLDKLELSQRPFYTMYIIQVWLQLVLNMIVAGLSTAVVGLAVGMRTSTSASNIGLSMLNIVTLGQSLEELLEPWTQMETSLASIARIKSFELDTPQEHLSSNVLSVTSDWPKNGVLDIHGLWVTYSPESENPEWALQNVTLCIAAGQKVAICGRTGCGKSTLLLSILALLEPSQGAIVLDNIDVARVPQETLRTRIVTVPQEPYLHGDSVRAAVDAASDQALWDALQACGLVEKVQANGGVDSSLAALSLSTGEMQLLVLARRITHAGRAEGGLILLDESTSSIDRVAAHAMLKLVRTRLASKTVLSILHDLDAAMEFDRFIVLEGGMVSCDGSPADVLRESELFLSMRRS, from the exons ATGAACAATACAAAGCCCTGCCTGGGCAACGCCGACGAGCATTTTGGCCCTGGCATAGCGACCTCATGCCGGGGCTTTGACTTCACGATTCTCTTCGAAGACATCTTTTGCGTATTGCTGCCGTCGGCCATTTTCGTGGTCGCTGCGGGGCTCCGTATCGCTACGCTGCTGCTCCACCGTCCTTACGGGCGCCAACGTGGACTTGTCGGCCAGAATGAGCATCGGCGACGATGGCCCGGTGTCTTGTTCGTTGCGTTGCTGGCGGCGTACGTGGCACTTGAGGGCGCAGCGGTGGGTGGTGCTCTTCAGAAGCGCGAAAGAGTCGGGCATGCGCACGTGCACGTGGCAGCGAGTGCTGTCGCGTTTGCGGCTGCGGTGGCGGTGGTGCTGCTCTGGGTGGTGGAGAAGTGCATATGCGGATGCGCGAAGCCGTCGATGCTGTTGGGTTTGTACCTCTGCGTGCGGCTATTGCTGCGGAGCGTCACCGTGCGCACCGCGTGGCTCGTGGCGGCAAGCAGTGCCGACACATCGACGGCGACGGGGACGGCGACGGCGGCACTGGCAGTCCATATCCTCTTGGTGGCGGAAGAGGAGTGTGCTCCGCTCCTGCTTCTACGCAGACCACGCGGCCCACGCCAAGATGCCTGTTCCGCTCGTTCCATCCGCTCCACTAGCTCGACTAGGACTAGCACAGCGCGAGAGTCACGCGCCGGCTTCCTCGGCCGCAGCCTGCTCACATGGCTGCTCCCGTTGCTGCGCACAGGCTTCGCGCCATCCCGCACTCTCAGCGTCGACGACCTGAGCGCCGCCAGCACAGCGCCCTCCAGCTTCACGACTCTGGACGCCTTGCAGCGCAGCAACAGCAACAGCAACCGCAACCGCAACCGCAACCGCAACAATCAACGGCATGCCGGCCTCCTCAAGCACGCGCTCACGTGCACTGCGCGTCCCGCTCTTTTGGCACGCGGC CCGGCCCTCACCATCGCCCTCGTGCAATACTTTTCGCGCCCGCACAAGCCGCTGGATCGCGGCCGTGCGCTCATCGCCGCCTGCTTTCTGCTCTATAGCGCCAGCGCCGTGGCCAACGCGTGGTATCGCACGCTTGCCTGTCGCTGGACAGCCGCTGCCCGCGCCTTGCACACTGACCTAATCATGCAGAAGCTGGCTCGCCTCCCCGTCGACCGTGTCGCCGAAGCACAGGCTCTCACCATGATGAGCTCCGATGTACAGCGCATCGCCACTGCCACGAGCTATGCCCATGAGCTGTGGGCCGCTCCACTTGAAGTGGCCCTGGCTACATATCTGCTTTGGCGACAGCTAGGCCTGTCCTCGCTAGCGACTCTGGCCATTGCTCTTG TGTGCGCCGGCCTCTCGACAACTCTTGGACGGCGCCTTGTCCCCACGCAACGTACGTGGTTGGAGGCCGCGGAGCGACGAGTCGCGGCCACGCGCAAGTTCCTGGCATCGCGCAAGGCTGTCAAGATGATGGGCATGGATGCCACGGTCGCGGCCACCATTACCGACCTTCGCCAGCAGGAATTCACCGCATCGAAACCTTTCCGCATTCTCACGGTGAGCACCGTAGTAGTGT CTTTTTCCACTCTGTCACTGGCACCCATTGTCACATTCGGCGCTTATATAGTCATCCACGGCGCTGCTTTTGACGCCCCGAAGCTGTTCAGCTCACTTGTGCTCATCAGCCTGCTCGCAAGTCCGCTAGTGCGACTGTTCCAACTTGTCCCTCTCTTCGCGGCAGCGCTGGGATGCATTGCTCGATTGGAAGACTTTCTGTGCCGAGACGAGTCGCACGTGCATTGTGCAGCGGCGGTGCACCCACCTCACTCTCAACCCCAGCTCGGGACAAACCAAACCAACGCGGAGAAAAGCTCGCGTTATACTCCGTCTCGCCCGCGAGACATTGTCCTCGTCGAGGACGTCCACCTGAGGTGGGACTCGCACGTTCTCTTCGCGGGCATCAATCTGCGCGTCCCAAAGGGCCACAACGTAGCCATCACAGGCCCTGTCGGCGCTGGTAAGACTACCCTGCTCCACCTCATTCTGGGCGAGATCCCTCCCACCATGGGAAGCGTCATTGTGGACAGATCCGTCCCGATTGGCTACTGTGCGCAGACACCGTGGCTTGAAAACCAGTCTGCCTACGACAATGTCTTCCAGCACAGTACACTGAACGATGCGTGGCGAACAACGATCATCGATGCATGCGCCATTCGTCCACTGATCGATCCAAAGACTAGCAGCGCTGCTGGCGAGCCGGTTGGAGATCGAGGCGCCAGGCTCAGCGGCGGGGAAAAACAGCGTTTG GCTCTTGCACGAGCAGTTGCGATGCGGCCATCGTTGTTACTCCTCGACGATCCTTTGAGCGCTGTTGACCGCCGAACTTTGCTTCACATCACAAATCGGCTGTTTGGCCCACGCGGCGTTTTGCGTCAATTGCAAACGACTGTTGTCCAGGTTGCAAATAATG ACTATGCGGCCAGCTTCGCCGATGAGGTCTTCAAACTCGATGGCAATGGCTGCCTACAGACTGATTATCAGTATACCAAGCCAGAATGCAACATCGACGATGAACAGCAATGGAGTGCGGACTGCCAAAGTACTACTGTGGGGCAAGCAGAGAAAGCTACACGGTATGTGGCAACTACCGCTTCTTCTGGCCCAGGGAATACCCGTGTGAGTGACACGCAGGTGTATCGGCTCTACCTTACCTCGATAGGAGTCTGGTTCTTCGCTCTCTTCGTCATCTGCGGGATGTTTTTCGCCGTAACGATGAAGTTCCCCA ACATCTGGGCGACGTGGTGGGTTGACTCTCTGACCAAACAGTCTGCGAGCCGAAGTATCAGTCTCTGGATGGCCCTTTATGCTCTCCTTGGTTGCCTTCCTCCCATCGTGCTGGCCGTATGGCTCAG CCTCCTGATGCTAAAGTTGGTCCCCATGTCGGGTCTCGAGTTCCATGCGCAGCTGCTGAGGACAGTCCTCGCCGCTACGTTCCGATGCGCCAGTAGATGTGACTTTGGGGATGTGATGAATCGCTTTAACCAGGACATTGGACTTATCGACTCCCGGCTACCTCTCAACCTGCTTAACACAATTTCGGCCCTGTTCTTATGTATTACACAGCTCTTCATTGTGGTCACAGCTGCCATTTACGCGTTGGGCGCTTTGCCTATCTTGCTTGCGGTGCTTTCCGTCTTGCAAATGGTCTACCTGCGGACATCGAAGCAGGTACGACAGCTTGATATACAATCCAAGGCCGCACTGCATGCCAGCATAGCCGAGCTTCACGAAGGTCTGATCACCATCAGAGCACACAAGTTGCAGCGAGCCAAGCACGCATCATTTTTGGATAAACTCGAACTCTCTCAGCGCCCGTTCTATACAATGTACATCATTCAGGTCTGGCTCCAGCTTGTGTTGAATATGATCGTGGCGGGTCTTTCTACAGCTGTGGTTGGCTTGGCGGTTGGCATGCGGACATCAACGTCTGCCAGTAACATTGGCCTATCTATGCTCAACATTGTCACGCTGGGGCAATCACTCGAAGAACTGCTAGAGCCATGGACACAGATGGAGACTTCTCTGGCCTCAATTGCTCGGATCAAGTCTTTCGAATTGGATACACCTCAAGAACATCTTAGCAGCAATGTATTGAGTGTCACAAGCGACTGGCCCAAGAATGGCGTGCTGGATATCCACGGCTTGTGGGTGACGTACTCCCCTGAGAGCGAGAATCCTGAATGGGCATTGCAGAATGTGACACTTTGCATTGCTGCCGGCCAAAAGGTGGCCATCTGCGGCAGAACGGGTTGCGGCAAGTCAACGCTTTTACTGAGCATTCTGGCACTCCTAGAGCCATCACAAGGGGCCATCGTACTGGACAACATAGACGTTGCTCGTGTGCCACAGGAGACTCTGAGGACCAGAATCGTCACTGTGCCACAAGAGCCATACTTGCACGGAGACAGCGTTCGCGCTGCTGTGGATGCTGCAAGTGACCAGGCACTCTGGGATGCGTTGCAGGCATGCGGGCTCGTTGAGAAGGTTCAGGCGAATGGTGGCGTGGATTCCTCACTTGCAGCTTTGAGCTTGTCCACAGGAGAAATGCAGCTCCTAGTCTTGGCTCGAAGGATAACTCACGCGGGAAGAGCTGAAGGTGGACTAATTTTGCTCGACGAGTCTACAAGCAG CATTGATCGTGTGGCGGCACATGCCATGTTGAAGCTGGTCCGTACGCGACTTGCATCCAAGACAGTACTTTCGATTCTACACGATCTCGATGCTGCAATGGAATTCGACCGGTTTATAGTACTCGAGGGGGGGATGGTGAGTTGTGATGGAAGCCCTGCAGACGTGCTGCGGGAGTCTGAATTGTTCTTGTCGATGCGGAGGTCTTGA